CGGTACGGCGTACGGGCTCTCGGCGCCGAACGGCGGGTGTTCGACGCGCTGGCCAGTGAGGTGGGTCTGCGACCGGCGCGGCCCCGGCTGCCGGCGTCCTCGTTCTCCGGCGGCAACCAGCAGAAGCTGGTCCTCGGCCGGTGGATCAACGACACCCGGGACATCCGCGTGCTGCTCCTCGACGAGCCGACCCAGGGCGTCGACGTGGGCGCCCGGCAGGAGATCTACCGGGTCGTGCGCTCCCTCGCCGACGACCGGGGCACGGCCGTGCTGTTCGCGTCCAGCGACCCGGAGGAGATCGTCGCCCTCGCCGACCGCTGTCTGGTCGTCGCCGGGGGCCGGGTCGTCGGCGAACTGTCCGGAGCCGGGCTCACGGAGGAGGCCCTGCTGTCGGCCGTGCACGACGCCTCCGGCCCCTTCTCCCCCTCCGAAGAATCCGATGGATCCGACATCCCGGACGGCGCGTCCGCACGTCAGCGGTCCGTCCCCGCCGAAGGAGCAGTATGACCACCGCCGACTCCGTCCTCGTGCGCCCGCGCGCCCTCGCCGCGGGCGGTCTCGGTACCGTGCGACGGCATCCGCTGATCCTGGTCCTGGCCGTGATGGTGCTGGTGTTCCAGGTGTCGACGGGGAGTTTCCTCGACCCGGCCAATCTGCGCGGCATCGCCACCGACGCGGCCACCCTCGCCATCGTCGCCGTTCCCCTTGCCCTGTTGGTGATCAGCGGGTATCTCGATCTGTCCGTCGGTTCGACGCTCGCCCTGGGCGGACTGGTCGCGGGCCGACTGGCCGGGCAGGGGCAGTCTCCGGTCGTCGCCGTGCTGGGCGGGCTGGCCGCCGGGGCGGTGGTCGGGGCGGTGAACGGCGTGCTGTGCTGCTACTTCGGGCTGTCGGCGTTCATCGTGACGCTGGGCATGCTGACCGCCGTACGCGGGTTCGCGCAGCAGCTCTTCCCGCTGCCGCTCAGCGGGTTCGGCGCCGGGTTCGCGTGGCTCGGCGGGTCGCGGATCGCGGGGATCGCGGCGCCGGTCGTCATCGCCGCGTTCGTGCTGGTCGCGGGCGCCCTGTTCCTGGCGTTCACGCCGGCCGGGCGGCATGTCTTCGCGATCGGCGTCAACCGGGAGGCCGCGTATCTGTCCGGTATCAGCATCCGGCGTACGCCCTTCGCGCTCTTCGTCGTCACCGGGGTGGCCGCCGCGCTGGCCGGGGCGATCAAGGCGTCGGTGCTGGACAGCGCGGTCGCCGGTACTTCGGGGGCCGGGTTCGAACTGACGGTGCTGACGGCCGTACTGCTGGGCGGGGTCGCGCTGACCGGCGGTTCGGGATCGGTTCTCGGGGTGCTGCTCGGCGTGCTGTTCCTCGGCAGCCTGCAGAACGGGCTGACACTGCTCGACGTGCCCACCTTCTGGCAGCAGATGGCCCAGGGGACCGCGCTGGTGGCGGGCGCCGCGCTCGCCCACTTCGCGCCCCGGTCGGCCGGGTCGTCGGCCCGGTGAACCCTTCCGCCGACCAGTCGACCGTGAACACGGTCAACACCAGCCGGGCCGCCAACACCATCAACACCGTGAACCCTGTGAACCCTGCGAACTCCGTGAACTCCGTGAACTCCGTGAAAGAGGTTTCCGCGTGAGCGACAACGCTCCCACCCTGATCCTGACCGGCGGTCAGGTCCTCACCGTCGACGGGGACTTCACCGTGGCGGAAGGCGTCGCCGTGCGCGGTCGGGACATCGTCGCCGTCGGGACCGACGCCGAGATGCGCGCCCTCGCCGGCCCGGACACCCGCGTCGTCGAACTGGGCGGGCGTACGGTTCTGCCCGGCATCAACGACTCGCATCTGCACGGGGCCGCGTACGGGATGACGAAGCCGCCCTTCGCCCTCGACGTCGGCCATCCCACGGTCGGGTCGATCGCCGACATCGTCGGTGTCGTCGAGCGGGCGGTGCGGGAGGCGCGGGACGGCGAGTGGGTGGTCGGGCTCGGCTGGGACCCCGGGTATCTGGCGGAGTGTCTCGCCGATCCGCGGCGGCTTCCGCACCGCGCGGACCTGGACGCTGTCGCACCGGACCACCCCGTGTGTCTGACCGACTTCTCCTCGCACATGGCGTGGCTCAACAGTGCGGCGCTGCGTGCGTGCGGGATCGACGCGGACAGCGCGGCGCCGGGCGGCGGCGTGATCGACCTCGGCCTCGACGGGCAGCCCACCGGCATCCTGCGCGAGGCCGCCCAGGGGCTCGTGCAGGCCGGCCTCCCCTCCCCCACCGTCGCCGAGCGGCGCCGGGCCATCCAGGCGGTGGTCCGTGAGCTGCACTCGCGCGGGATCACCAGTTACACCGAGCCGGGGCTCGGGCCGGGCGGCGCCGGGACCTTCTTCGGCGGGCTGAGCACCGACAACTGGACGGCGTACGCCGAGCTCGCCGAGGAAGGTGCACTGGAGGCGCGCGTCAGCGTGCTGCTGCTGCCCGCGCCCATGGGCGGTTCCGCCGACGACGTGCGCAAGGGGCTGGCGGAGCTGCGCCGGCCGGAGTCGGCCGATCCCCGGCTGCTCAACGCCATCGGCGTCAAGATCTTCGCCGACGGGGTGCCGCCGAACCGTACGGCCTGGATGAACGAGCCGTATCCCGAGGGCGGCCACGGCGCGCTGTGCGTGCACGGGGCCACGCCCGCGCTCCAGGTGGACGAGCTGCGCGAGATGATCCGGGTCGCGCACGAGGCCGGTTTCCAGCTCGGTGTGCACGTCACGGGGGACCGGGCGATCGACACCGTCGTCGACGCGTTCGTCGACGCCGAGACCGCCGCGCCCCGCGCCGACGCCCGCCACTACGTCATCCACGGCGACTTCATCGGCCCGGACAGCCTGGCGAAACTGGCGGCGCACGGGTACGGGGTCAACATGAACCCCGCCATCAAGTGGACCATCTCCGACCTGATGGACGAGGTCGTGGGACCCGTGCGGTCGGCGTACCAGTGGCCGGTGCGGTCGGCGGTCGAGGCCGGGGTGCGGGTGTGCGCGAGTTCCGACGCGCCGATCACCAGGCCGGACTGGCGGCAGGGAGTGGCCGCGATGCTGCTGCGCGAGTCGAAGGCCAGCGGCCGGCCCAGCGGTCCGGAGCAGTGCGTCACGCTCGCCGAGGCGCTGCGCGCCTACACGGCCACCCCGGCCTGGCAGGACTTCGCCGACGGCTGGAAGGGCACGATCGAGCCGGGCAGGGTCGCGGACCTGTGCGTGCTGGACCGGCCGCTGCTGGACATCGACCCGCACGACATCACCGAGGTCGAGGTGGATCTCACGGTGTTCGACGGACGGGTGGTCTTCGAGCGGGGCTGAGCACTCCGCGGGCCGGACGGTTCCCTGCCCGCCGGCCGGTGAGGGTCTGTCGCGCCCACTCGGCGGAGCAGCACATCGATGGAGCCCCGCGCCCTGAAAGGGGCGCGGGGCTCCATCGATGTGCTCGCGTCCGAAGGCCGGCTACCGGGCCGCTTCCACCAACGCGTCGAACAGGGCCTGCTGGGCCGGGTCCTCGTGCGCGGTGTCCTCGGGGTGCCACTGAACGGCAGCGAACCAGCCCCGGGTGTAAGGGAGTTCGAGCGCCTCGACCGTGCCGTCCGCCGCTGTCGCGGTGACCTCCAGGCCGGTGCCCGGGCGGTCGACGCGCTGGTGGTGGTAGCAGGACACCTCCGCCTTCTCGGCACCGATCACCCGTGCCAGCAGGGAGTCCTGACGGATCGTCACCGGCTGGACGACGTGCCGGTGTTCGCGGTCCGGTCCGCCCATGTCCTGGTGCAGGGTGCCACCCAGAGCGACGTTGACCACCTGGAGGCCGCGGCAGATCACGAGCAGCGGGACGCCCGACTCCAGTGTGCTGCGGGCGACCTGGAGGTCGAAGGTGTCCTGGAGGTCGTCGACGTCGTAGACCGTGTCGTGGGTGTCGGCGGCGCCGTAGCGGTGCGGGGCGAGGTCGCCGCCGCCGGGGAGCAGGACACCGTCGAAGCGGGCGAGGCGGGCGGCGACCTCGGTGTCGGCGCAGTCCGCGGGGTGGATCGTCGCCGGTTCACCGCCCGCCCGCCAGACGGCCTCGATCAGGGCGCGGGCGTTGACCTCGGCGGCGTGGCGCAGCGCGGACGTG
The DNA window shown above is from Streptomyces sp. NBC_01451 and carries:
- a CDS encoding ABC transporter permease, with product MTTADSVLVRPRALAAGGLGTVRRHPLILVLAVMVLVFQVSTGSFLDPANLRGIATDAATLAIVAVPLALLVISGYLDLSVGSTLALGGLVAGRLAGQGQSPVVAVLGGLAAGAVVGAVNGVLCCYFGLSAFIVTLGMLTAVRGFAQQLFPLPLSGFGAGFAWLGGSRIAGIAAPVVIAAFVLVAGALFLAFTPAGRHVFAIGVNREAAYLSGISIRRTPFALFVVTGVAAALAGAIKASVLDSAVAGTSGAGFELTVLTAVLLGGVALTGGSGSVLGVLLGVLFLGSLQNGLTLLDVPTFWQQMAQGTALVAGAALAHFAPRSAGSSAR
- a CDS encoding amidohydrolase; translated protein: MSDNAPTLILTGGQVLTVDGDFTVAEGVAVRGRDIVAVGTDAEMRALAGPDTRVVELGGRTVLPGINDSHLHGAAYGMTKPPFALDVGHPTVGSIADIVGVVERAVREARDGEWVVGLGWDPGYLAECLADPRRLPHRADLDAVAPDHPVCLTDFSSHMAWLNSAALRACGIDADSAAPGGGVIDLGLDGQPTGILREAAQGLVQAGLPSPTVAERRRAIQAVVRELHSRGITSYTEPGLGPGGAGTFFGGLSTDNWTAYAELAEEGALEARVSVLLLPAPMGGSADDVRKGLAELRRPESADPRLLNAIGVKIFADGVPPNRTAWMNEPYPEGGHGALCVHGATPALQVDELREMIRVAHEAGFQLGVHVTGDRAIDTVVDAFVDAETAAPRADARHYVIHGDFIGPDSLAKLAAHGYGVNMNPAIKWTISDLMDEVVGPVRSAYQWPVRSAVEAGVRVCASSDAPITRPDWRQGVAAMLLRESKASGRPSGPEQCVTLAEALRAYTATPAWQDFADGWKGTIEPGRVADLCVLDRPLLDIDPHDITEVEVDLTVFDGRVVFERG
- a CDS encoding gamma-glutamyl-gamma-aminobutyrate hydrolase family protein: MTTRATRLSRPLIAIPARFAASTSALRHAAEVNARALIEAVWRAGGEPATIHPADCADTEVAARLARFDGVLLPGGGDLAPHRYGAADTHDTVYDVDDLQDTFDLQVARSTLESGVPLLVICRGLQVVNVALGGTLHQDMGGPDREHRHVVQPVTIRQDSLLARVIGAEKAEVSCYHHQRVDRPGTGLEVTATAADGTVEALELPYTRGWFAAVQWHPEDTAHEDPAQQALFDALVEAAR